In Entelurus aequoreus isolate RoL-2023_Sb linkage group LG13, RoL_Eaeq_v1.1, whole genome shotgun sequence, a genomic segment contains:
- the LOC133663204 gene encoding protein lifeguard 3-like, whose protein sequence is MTSKTDHPPTYEDAVRHPKHGNEPAQMQHGAAYPPPPSYSPGPGMYPGPPGYWGQPGMWAAPGSGMPTTIPTLSAGVPATNPGGMEELPSTRWESTPVRHAFIRKVYFILAAQLSVTFSVVAVFTFVDPVKMFVLRYPAIYWASLVLYFMVYCILICCKGPRRRFPWNLVLLGVFTVALSYVSGTISSYYETKAVFLATGITALVCATVTVFCFQTKVDFTSCGGFLWIAATLLMIIGIVTAVVLSFHYVPWLHMLYAAIGAIVYTLFLVYNTQLLIGNRELAISPEEYVYGALSLYTDIVHIFLFTLQISGSATD, encoded by the exons ATGACATCAAAAACAGATCACCCTCCAACCTACGAAGACGCCGTACGCCATCCCAAGCACGGAAATGAACCGGCGCAGATGCAACATGGCGCAGCTTACCCGCCGCCTCCATCCTACAGTCCCGGGCCCGGCATGTACCCCGGCCCTCCCGGCTACTGGGGCCAGCCCGGCATGTGGGCGGCCCCTGGCTCCGGCATGCCTACCACCATACCCACTCTGTCCGCCGGGGTGCCTGCAACAAACCCAG GAGGGATGGAGGAGCTCCCGAGCACACGGTGGGAGAGCACACCTGTTAGACACGCCTTCATCAGAAAG GTTTACTTCATCTTAGCAGCTCAGCTCAGCGTCACCTTTTCAGTCGTTGCCGTCtttacttttgt TGATCCAGTCAAGATGTTTGTCCTCAGATATCCTGCCATCTACTGGGCATCTCT AGTGCTTTATTTTATGGTCTACTGCATTCTGATTTGCTGCAAAGGGCCAAG GAGGAGATTTCCATGGAATCTTGTGCTGCTGGGAGTATTT ACCGTCGCCCTGTCTTACGTGTCCGGAACCATCTCCAG CTACTACGAAACCAAAGCCGTCTTCCTCGCCACGGGAATAACGGCGCTGGTTTGTGCGACCGTCACCGTCTTCTGCTTCCAAACCAAG GTCGACTTCACTTCCTGCGGGGGATTTCTCTGGATTGCCGCCACTTTGCTCATGATCATTGGGATTGTGACAGCCGTCGTGCTCTCCTTCCACTAC GTGCCTTGGCTCCATATGCTCTACGCCGCCATTGGGGCCATCGTTTACACCCTG TTTTTAGTTTACAACACGCAGCTTCTCATTGGAAACCGGGAGTTGGCGATAAGCCCGGAAGAATACGTCTACGGAGCGCTGTCTCTCTACACGGACATCGTTCACATTTTCCTCTTCACACTCCAAATCAGCGGCTCTGCCACCGACTGA